GACCGGCGGTATTTCTGTTGGAGCAAAGGATTTTATACCGGCAACGCTGACAGCCAATGGAGGGCAACCACTATTTCATTTTGTGAATTTAAGGCCAGGAACACCGATCTTTGCAGCTAATTGGCAGCATAAATTGATTCTATCCTTGTCAGGGAATCCGTTTGCGGCAATGGTTAATTTTCACTTGTTTTATTGGCCATTGTTAGTGCGTTTTCAGCGGAATGAACATTTTAATTTAAAAAAACAAACAGCGCGCTTAGTAGCGGGCAAAATGCCAGCAACCAGTATGCGCCGTTTTGTACGGGCAAAATTGACCGGAACTGAGGTAGTGATCGATAAAAAGGGGCATTACGCGTCGGTACTGCATAATATGATCGATAATAATTGTTTAATTGAACAGATAAAGGGGAAGAGCTTACAGGTCGGCGATCAGGTAACTGTCTATTCATGGCCAGATTAGGTGTGGTCGTTAAAAAAGTGTATAAAAAGAACGTTTGATCTGCGCCTCCAGCAAGTCAAGCGTCCGCCATACCGCGATATTGAATTGTTCCTAACCTTCATCACCAAGATGATGCTTATCATGAAATAACATGAGCACCAACCCTGTTACAATTATGGCACCTTCAATAAGAGCCGCCAAGTCATCAGCCTCCTGTAATTGGTCACAACTACAATTCTATTGTAAAACGGAATAAGGTAATTGTTAAGCACTAAATGTTTTTTTCAAAAAAAGGTTGACGGGCTCACAGACAGTTGTTATACTAATTTCATTCAATTCTAAGGATTTTTTAATATGACGCAAGTAAACCGAATGTGTACCCTAATTTCACAATCGAATACGTATTATTACTATTGGTTCTTTAAGTAGTGTCTGCATCGGTAAGCTAGATGCAGACACGAAGTCTGCATCTATGCGAGCCAATAGTCTTTAAGCGTGTATTAAAAACTTGGCCACATGGATGATTTAAGAAAATCAGCTGTGTGGCTTTTCTTTTTGGGAACCTTTATTAGGCTATCTCTCTAAGATGAGGTCTAAGGTCGCACAGCAAATAACATGTTGTGCGACCTTTTACTTTTACTTACGGAGGGATTTATATGTTTGATGAAACAGATCAGTTGAGTGTGAATGCATTACGGGCTTTAAGTATTGATATGATTGAGCGGGCAGGGTCAGGACATCCCGGATTACCTTTAGATGCTGCACCAATGGCTTACGTTTTATATAGTCGTCATTTACGAGTCGATCCACAAGCACCAGATTGGGTCAATCGTGATCGATTCGTCTTATCAGCAGGGCATGGTTCAGCCTTGCTATACAGCATGCTGCATTTGAGTGGTTTTCCAACCCGTATGGCTGATCTGAAACAATTCCGGCAATTACACAGTATGACGCCAGGACATCCTGAACATGGTTTGGTTGCGGGAGTTGATGCAACGACAGGCCCCTTAGGTCAAGGTTTGGGAATGGCCGTTGGGATGGCGATGGCGGAAACGCATTTGGCGGCGCAATATAATACGCCAGAACAGAAAGTGATCGATCATTTCACTTATGTGATTTGTGGTGATGGTGACTTGATGGAGGGAATCTCTCATGAGGCCGCCAGTTTAGCTGGTAACCTAAAGTTAAATAAATTAATTGTTCTGTACGATTCAAACGATGTCTCACTAGATGGTGCGACGGACCGTACTTTTTCTGATGACGCCCAACAACGATTTGCAGGTTATGGTTGGGATTACCAAAAAGTAAGTGATGGTAATAATTTGGCGGCAATCGATGCGGCAATTACAGCGGCTAAGTTGACAGACGCACCAAGTATGATCGAAATTAAAACCACAATCGGTTATGGCGCACCTAAACAAGGGACTCATTTGGTCCATGGGGCCCCCTTAGGCCAAACTGATTTGGCGGCGACTAAGCAAAGTCTTGGGTGGCAAGCAGCGCCGTTCACAGTGCCAGCAGCAGTTAAGCAACGGTTTGCTGAGCGGGTGCAGGAACGTGGCCAGGTGGCTCATCGACAATGGCAAGCATTACTAACCACCTATCAGCAGGCACAACCTAAATTAGCCGCTCAGTTACACCACGCGTTAGCACAAGAATTGCCAGTTGATTGGCAGAGTGATCTACCTAAATATCAAATTGGGGATAGTGAAGCTGGTCGGATCACGAGTCAAAAGATGATCCAAGCACTAGCGGCTAAGGTACCTAGTCTCTGGGGTGGTGCAGCTGATCTAGCTTCTTCGAATAAAACGGATATTGCTGCCA
This is a stretch of genomic DNA from Loigolactobacillus coryniformis subsp. coryniformis KCTC 3167 = DSM 20001. It encodes these proteins:
- the tkt gene encoding transketolase, whose amino-acid sequence is MFDETDQLSVNALRALSIDMIERAGSGHPGLPLDAAPMAYVLYSRHLRVDPQAPDWVNRDRFVLSAGHGSALLYSMLHLSGFPTRMADLKQFRQLHSMTPGHPEHGLVAGVDATTGPLGQGLGMAVGMAMAETHLAAQYNTPEQKVIDHFTYVICGDGDLMEGISHEAASLAGNLKLNKLIVLYDSNDVSLDGATDRTFSDDAQQRFAGYGWDYQKVSDGNNLAAIDAAITAAKLTDAPSMIEIKTTIGYGAPKQGTHLVHGAPLGQTDLAATKQSLGWQAAPFTVPAAVKQRFAERVQERGQVAHRQWQALLTTYQQAQPKLAAQLHHALAQELPVDWQSDLPKYQIGDSEAGRITSQKMIQALAAKVPSLWGGAADLASSNKTDIAASGSFSATARQERNLNFGVREFAEAAAMNGIALHGGSHVFGGTFFVFSDYMRGAIRLAALQKLPVTYIFTHDSLAVGEDGPTHEPVEQLMSLRAMPGISVIRPADPNEAVAAWRLAMTTNDRPSVLVLTRQDLAVLKGSLNHPDGVSRGGYVISPQQRKQAEGILLASGSEVALVIAAQQRLRKFGHDVAVVSMPCFDRFMQQPAAYREKVLPRNIRRRVSIELGATLGWERFIGLDGLSLGIDTFGASGPAAEVLAEYGFTSDAVVAAYQKLWRADNRLQTPIRRSVI